The Accipiter gentilis chromosome Z, bAccGen1.1, whole genome shotgun sequence DNA window gggggggggggggggggtgccaacactcccccccaccccaccgccctCCAGGGTTGGGATGAGCAACGAGGGGGTCCTGCGATGGGGGGGGGTTTATCTGGGACCCCCTTtgtggagctggggggggggtggaggggggcttGCCCCATATCCCTGGGGTCGCTGCCAACTTTCCAGCTGCCCCACTGCGgaggccgtgccccccccccgccccggacccccccctccttttccttccccaccctgaAACCCTCAGCCTCTGCCAAGAGCCTTGGCACCCGCTACCAAAATGTCCccatggatttggggggggggtggggggcttggCTGGaggagacacacacccccccaggtTGGGGGATCCTAGAAAAGAGGGAGCTGGGAAAAGTGGGGGCTGGAAAAAGGGGAGGGCTGGGAAAAGGGGGGGTCAGGGGTGGGCTGGGACTGGGTTGAGGCCAAATTCCTGGCTGGACACTCCCTGCTGCGGTATgcatggggggctggggggggctgggggggggccagTGTTGGGGTCAAGGACAAGGATTAGGTCAAGTTTGGGGTCAGGGGTAGGGATAGGGCTGGGGACGGGAATGGGAATGGGGACAGAGAGACTTTTCCCAGGACTTGCTGCGTTTccttttttggtgcttttttttcaggCTCTTGGGGCCTCCCGCtaccaaggggggggggggggccagggaggGAGTGGGGGCTGTCGTGGAGGGGCCGTGGGTGTCACGGCACCCCAAtggcccccagcaccccggggtgctgccAAGCGGGGCCACCGCGTGGACAAGGGTTGGGTGCTACactggggggggtgtcagggctggggggggctcagtggaggggtgcagggaaggggagggcagagcaAGACCCCATTGGTGGGTTCCCGCTCCatgcaggggctggggtgggggtttgggttggggttgggtttgggagttagggttggggttagggttggggttacaGTTGAGGTTAAGGCTGGGTTTGAGGTTGGAGTTGGGTTTAGcattgggttttggggttggggtcaggtttgggggttagggttgggattagggttgaGGTTGggagttagggttggggttagtgttgaGATGAAGGTTGGGGTTGAGGTTGGGGTTGAGGTTAGGATTGGGTTTGGGGATTAGGTTTGGGATTAGTGTTGAGATGAAGATTGGGTTTgaggttggggttggggttaggatTGTTTTTGGGGTTAGGGTTGAGATGAAGATTGGGTTTGGGGTTATGAttggggtttggggttagggttgaGATGAAGGTTGGATTTgaggttggggttggggttagggttggtttttggggttaGGCTTGGGGTTAGAGTTGAGATGAAGGTTGGGTTTgaggttggggttagggttacagtttagGTTGGAATTAGGGTTGGGTTTTNNNNNNNNNNNNNNNNNNNNNNNNNNNNNNNNNNNNNNNNNNNNNNNNNNNNNNNNNNNNNNNNNNNNNNNNNNNNNNNNNNNNNNNNNNNNNNNNNNNNNNNNNNNNNNNNNNNNNNNNNNNNNNNNNNNNNNNNNNNNNNNNNNNNNNNNNNNNNNNNNNNNNNNNNNNNNNNNNNNNNNNNNNNNNNNNNNNNNNNNTTTAAgccttcggggggggggggaggggagggggtaaTCCCCCAGGGGCGGCTTTAATCCTCCTGGATGGGGTGTTAatccgcggggcggggggggcagatTTTATCATTTAATCCTCCTGGGGGGAGAGGCTTAATCCTCCCAGGGTGGTTTTAATCCTCTTGGGGGGAGATTAATCCCCACTGGGGGGGTTAATCCTCCTAAAGTGGGGTTTAATTCCCCACTGGGAGGGGGTTAATTTTCTGGGCAGGGGTTTAATCCCCACTGGTGGGGCATTAATCTTCGGGGGGGGTGGGACTAATCCCTACTGGGGTGGGTTTAATCTTCTGGGGGGGTGTGCTTAATCCCCCCTAGTGTAGATTTACCCCCCCCACGTTGGTTTTCACCCCCCCCAACGCAGCTTCCAATCCCCCAGGAGTTACTTTCCTACCCCATCACTGAGGGGATCCCCGCTATCGTCtctctctccccgccccccccccgatGTCACTTTTCGGGGGGCTCCTCGGGGACAATCTCCACCTCCAAACGCCCGACGTAGAGGGAGAGGGCGCAGAGccacagcagggccagcagcgCGGCAGCGGCAGCGTTGGCGGCAGCAGTGGGCGCCGGCAGCATCATGGGCCGCCGCAGCAGCACCAGGTTCACCAGGTAGGAGCCCGCCCCATAGGAAACGCACAGGCCCCCCAAGATGAAAAaccctagaaaaaaagaaaagaacaaataaactCAAAAAAGAGCTGAGTTAGAATATTTAAGGgcttccttcccctcccagaGTGGGGGGGATGCTTATTATGATGACAAATAGGTAAAATGCAGCAAAATTTGGCAAAATGGAGAGACACGGACTGTGAAATGGAGGAAATGGCACCAAAATGGGCACCCACAGGGGGGTGGGGACAGAGGGGTGActgggatttgggggattttggttggttttggggtgtggGGAGTCTGATGGGGCTGGGTTGGGGGCCCGGAGGGGAGGGGACAGTCCATCTGGGGGTGTCAGGGGGTGTCATCAGGATACATGTCCCCAAGAGGAAATGGGTGTCccatgggtgggtgggtgtcctGCAGGTGGCTGTGGCCCCTGGGTGGGTGCCCTGGGCAGGGTGGGTATGCCCAGGGAAAGGTGGGTGTcctctggggtgggggaagggggagtGTTCTCAGGGTGGGTGTCCCCAAGGGGAGGTGGGTGTCTCCAGCAGGGGGCTTGTCCCTGGGGGTGGGTAGGGGTGTGCCCAGGTGGGTGCCCCGCCCACCCCGTCCCCACCGTAGGCAGCATCACGGCCAGTGTCGCTCTGGACATAGGAGATGACGCCGACGCCGGTGGCCAGGAGCCCGTTACGGAACCAGGAGAGGAgacctgggggagggggaggagagtgtcaaggcgggggggg harbors:
- the TMEM160 gene encoding transmembrane protein 160; amino-acid sequence: MGWWGGAGRAAALALRRLRGAAGRPRYSLGRAPPPPPPAASDLERADAWLLRKALEGGLLSWFRNGLLATGVGVISYVQSDTGRDAAYGFFILGGLCVSYGAGSYLVNLVLLRRPMMLPAPTAAANAAAAALLALLWLCALSLYVGRLEVEIVPEEPPEK